Proteins encoded in a region of the Clostridia bacterium genome:
- a CDS encoding 2-isopropylmalate synthase: MRRIRIFDTTLRDGEQAPGCSMHVEEKCEMAHRLERLGVDVIEAGFAAASPGDAEAIAAVAARVKDVSVASLARANRHDIDASYAALKNAAAPLLHVVISTSDLHMERKLRMTRQQVLEAIAESAAYARSLCGDVEYSFEDATRSDREFLAQCVRAALNAGASTVNVPDTVGYAVPAEMAELISYLRGAVPELEGKGLSAHCHNDMGLAVANSIAAVRAGATQVECTVNGIGERAGNAALEEIVMALRTRADVFGVETGVNTKQICRASRTLSRITGIPVPPNKAIVGANAFAHESGIHQHGMLADRRTYEIISPADVGAGEERIVLGKHSGRHAFEEYLQSLGYAFDPARVDDFFADFKLLCDRKKEISSDDIEAIIMHKAAAIPETYTLSAFVVNSGNVISSTATVTLDRQGEKREGVAMGDGPVDAAFKAVESVTGLKMKLDDYSIRSVSEGGDALGEVSIRVTCDGRQFIGKGLSTDIIESSLLAYVNAVNRIIAAGERSDENA, translated from the coding sequence ATGAGAAGGATAAGGATATTCGACACGACGCTGCGCGACGGGGAGCAAGCTCCCGGCTGCTCGATGCACGTTGAAGAAAAATGCGAAATGGCGCACCGGCTCGAACGCCTCGGAGTAGACGTTATCGAGGCGGGCTTCGCCGCGGCCTCGCCCGGCGACGCCGAAGCGATCGCCGCCGTCGCCGCGAGGGTGAAGGACGTTTCCGTCGCTTCGCTCGCGCGGGCGAACAGGCACGACATCGACGCCTCCTACGCGGCGCTGAAAAACGCCGCCGCGCCGCTGCTTCACGTCGTTATCTCCACCTCCGACCTGCATATGGAGCGCAAGCTGCGCATGACGCGTCAGCAGGTGCTTGAAGCGATCGCCGAGAGCGCCGCCTACGCGCGTTCGCTCTGCGGCGACGTGGAATACTCCTTCGAGGACGCCACCCGCAGCGACCGCGAATTCCTCGCGCAGTGCGTGCGCGCCGCGCTGAACGCGGGCGCCTCCACCGTCAACGTGCCCGACACCGTCGGCTACGCCGTGCCCGCCGAGATGGCGGAGCTGATAAGCTATCTGCGCGGCGCCGTTCCGGAGCTGGAGGGCAAGGGGCTCTCCGCCCACTGCCACAACGATATGGGGCTCGCGGTCGCGAACTCCATCGCCGCGGTACGCGCCGGGGCGACGCAGGTCGAATGCACCGTCAACGGCATCGGCGAACGCGCCGGCAACGCCGCCCTCGAGGAGATAGTCATGGCGCTGCGCACCCGCGCCGACGTCTTCGGCGTCGAGACCGGCGTGAACACGAAGCAGATATGCCGCGCGAGCCGCACGCTTTCGCGCATCACCGGCATTCCGGTGCCGCCCAACAAAGCCATCGTCGGCGCGAACGCCTTCGCGCACGAATCCGGCATCCATCAGCACGGGATGCTCGCCGACCGCCGCACCTACGAGATCATCTCCCCCGCCGACGTCGGCGCGGGCGAGGAGCGCATAGTGCTCGGCAAGCACTCCGGCAGGCACGCCTTCGAGGAGTATCTGCAGTCGCTCGGCTACGCCTTCGACCCCGCGCGCGTGGACGATTTCTTCGCGGACTTCAAGCTTCTCTGCGACCGCAAGAAGGAGATCTCCTCCGACGATATCGAGGCGATAATCATGCACAAGGCCGCGGCGATACCGGAGACCTACACGCTCTCCGCGTTCGTCGTAAACAGCGGCAACGTCATCTCCTCCACCGCCACCGTCACGCTGGACAGGCAGGGCGAAAAACGCGAGGGCGTCGCGATGGGCGACGGACCGGTCGACGCCGCCTTCAAGGCGGTCGAGAGCGTCACGGGGCTGAAGATGAAGCTTGACGACTACTCTATACGCAGCGTTTCCGAAGGCGGAGACGCGCTCGGCGAAGTCAGCATCCGCGTCACCTGCGACGGCAGGCAGTTCATAGGCAAGGGACTCTCCACCGACATTATCGAATCTTCGCTGCTCGCTTACGTCAACGCGGTCAACCGCATTATCGCGGCGGGCGAAAGGAGCGATGAAAATGCTTGA
- a CDS encoding ABC transporter ATP-binding protein: MEVIRLENAWKIYGGDEREVEALRGVSLSVREGESVAIIGSSGSGKSTLMNIIGCLDVPTRGSFALCGREVARLSEKKLSAIRRERVGFIFQGFNLIPTLTALENVELPLLYRGVPRSRRRELALAALDATGLSSRREHKPAELSGGQQQRVAIARAIAPSPPIILADEPTGNLDSRTGAEVLSLLRELNWKGHTLVVITHDMKVAAGAGRIIALSDGKIVEDA, encoded by the coding sequence ATGGAAGTGATACGGCTTGAAAACGCGTGGAAAATATACGGCGGCGACGAGCGCGAAGTCGAGGCGCTGCGCGGAGTTTCGCTCTCCGTGCGGGAGGGCGAGTCGGTCGCGATAATCGGCAGCAGCGGCAGCGGAAAATCCACGCTGATGAACATAATCGGCTGCCTCGACGTGCCGACGCGCGGGAGCTTCGCGCTCTGCGGCAGGGAGGTCGCCCGCCTTTCGGAAAAGAAGCTCTCCGCGATACGCCGCGAGCGCGTCGGATTCATATTCCAGGGCTTCAACCTCATACCGACTTTGACGGCGCTGGAGAACGTGGAGCTGCCGCTGCTTTACCGCGGCGTTCCGCGAAGCCGCAGGCGCGAGCTTGCGCTCGCCGCGCTGGACGCGACGGGGCTTTCCTCGCGGCGGGAGCACAAGCCCGCGGAGCTTTCCGGCGGACAGCAGCAGCGCGTGGCGATAGCCCGCGCAATCGCGCCTTCGCCGCCGATAATCCTCGCCGACGAGCCGACCGGAAACCTCGACAGCCGCACCGGCGCGGAGGTGCTTTCGCTGCTGCGCGAACTGAACTGGAAGGGGCACACTCTGGTGGTCATAACCCACGATATGAAGGTCGCCGCCGGCGCCGGAAGAATTATTGCGCTTTCCGACGGAAAAATTGTCGAAGACGCTTGA
- a CDS encoding biotin--[acetyl-CoA-carboxylase] ligase: MSLTSQKVLKLLKEAGGEYVSGEKIAQQLGVTRCSVWKAVLQLKKEGNMIYSVTNKGYCLNFSPDLIDAEGIKANLPREFAGVDIRLVDKTGSTNAVLRALADEGAPSGTVVIAREQTAGRGRQGKSFESERDCGIYMSLLIRPALEANDASFVTTLAGVAFCKAIAASTSLKPAIKWTNDIVSGGKKVGGILTELTMNMEAGCPAYCIVGVGINTVTPPGGYDASIRNIAGSIEELTGKAPEPNVLAASLIEHFYAAYFGSAQVKFGQSDAVEWQRGYIVDEARDLSAVIGQEVEVVTVKESFRGTAIDISDTGSLIVASNGEYREFRFGEVHIIL, translated from the coding sequence ATGTCGCTGACGTCGCAAAAAGTGCTGAAACTGCTCAAAGAGGCGGGCGGAGAATACGTCTCCGGCGAAAAAATAGCGCAGCAGCTGGGAGTTACCCGCTGCAGCGTCTGGAAGGCCGTCCTGCAGCTTAAAAAAGAAGGGAATATGATCTATTCCGTCACGAACAAGGGCTATTGCCTCAACTTTTCCCCCGACCTTATCGACGCGGAGGGCATAAAGGCGAATCTGCCGCGCGAATTCGCGGGGGTCGATATCAGGCTCGTCGACAAGACCGGCTCGACCAACGCCGTGCTCCGCGCGCTCGCGGACGAGGGAGCGCCCTCCGGCACCGTCGTCATCGCGCGCGAGCAGACCGCCGGCAGAGGCAGGCAGGGCAAGAGCTTCGAGAGCGAACGAGACTGCGGTATCTATATGAGCCTGCTCATCCGTCCCGCGCTCGAGGCGAACGACGCCTCCTTCGTGACCACCCTCGCGGGAGTCGCGTTCTGCAAGGCGATCGCCGCTTCGACTTCGCTGAAGCCCGCGATCAAGTGGACTAACGACATAGTTTCCGGCGGCAAAAAGGTCGGCGGCATACTCACCGAGCTGACGATGAATATGGAGGCGGGCTGCCCCGCGTACTGCATAGTCGGCGTCGGGATAAACACCGTAACGCCTCCCGGCGGCTACGACGCGTCCATCCGCAATATCGCCGGCTCGATAGAGGAGCTTACCGGCAAGGCGCCGGAGCCGAACGTCCTCGCGGCGTCGCTCATCGAGCACTTCTACGCCGCCTACTTCGGCAGCGCGCAGGTGAAGTTCGGGCAGTCCGACGCTGTCGAATGGCAGCGCGGCTACATAGTCGACGAGGCGCGCGACCTTTCCGCCGTCATCGGCCAGGAGGTCGAGGTCGTCACCGTCAAGGAGTCCTTCCGCGGCACCGCGATCGACATTTCCGACACCGGCAGTCTGATCGTCGCGTCCAACGGCGAATACAGGGAGTTCCGCTTCGGCGAAGTGCATATAATTCTTTGA
- a CDS encoding spore coat protein: MQLSQKESSLLNEMKEQEKLCIEKYDKHARCAHDGQLKNLFTQLSSAEGQHLSYLDQIGEGRIPQVSAAGGSIPSGFTQCYASESPEKHDDCYLCTDLLTGEKHTSSLYDTCIFEFRDEGVRNVLNAIQKQEQNHGKTLYDYMSVNGMYQVN; the protein is encoded by the coding sequence ATGCAGTTATCTCAAAAAGAATCCTCCCTGCTCAACGAGATGAAGGAGCAGGAAAAGCTCTGCATCGAGAAATACGACAAGCACGCCCGATGCGCCCACGACGGACAGCTCAAAAACCTTTTCACGCAGCTCTCCTCCGCCGAGGGACAGCATTTAAGCTACCTCGACCAGATCGGCGAGGGCAGGATCCCGCAGGTCAGCGCCGCGGGCGGCAGCATCCCCTCCGGCTTCACTCAATGCTACGCCTCCGAATCGCCGGAGAAGCACGACGACTGCTACCTCTGCACCGACCTGCTGACCGGAGAGAAGCACACGTCCTCGCTCTATGACACCTGCATTTTCGAGTTCCGTGACGAGGGCGTCCGCAACGTGCTGAACGCCATCCAGAAGCAGGAGCAGAACCACGGCAAAACGCTCTACGACTATATGAGCGTCAACGGTATGTATCAGGTCAACTGA
- a CDS encoding metal ABC transporter permease, with amino-acid sequence MIDTIREMFSLGFMTRAVIVGTLISLCAALLGVSLVLKRFSMIGDGLSHVGFGALAVAAALNAAPLAVAIPVTVAAAFLLLRLGNSRRIKGDAAIALISAGALAAGVVISYLSGNSNSELSNYLFGSSALFIKSSDLPASIALAAAVIVSFILLYNRVFAVTFDETFAKASGARTGLINALISVLTAVTVVLGMRLMGALLISALLIIPALSAMRVFGTFRSVTATAAVMSVCSFFIGSVVSYALELPYGAAIVLTELAVFGCFCAAAGIKRAVRRKKQ; translated from the coding sequence ATGATTGACACGATACGCGAGATGTTCTCGCTCGGATTCATGACCCGCGCCGTCATAGTCGGCACGCTCATTTCGCTCTGCGCCGCGCTGCTCGGAGTTTCGCTCGTGCTCAAGCGTTTCTCGATGATAGGCGACGGGCTCTCTCACGTCGGCTTCGGCGCGCTCGCCGTCGCCGCCGCTCTGAACGCCGCGCCGCTCGCGGTCGCGATACCCGTCACCGTCGCCGCCGCGTTCCTGCTGCTCCGGCTCGGCAACAGCAGGCGCATCAAGGGCGACGCCGCCATCGCGCTGATCTCCGCGGGCGCGCTAGCCGCGGGCGTGGTGATCTCCTATCTTTCGGGCAACTCAAACAGCGAGCTTTCGAATTATCTTTTCGGAAGCAGTGCGCTTTTCATCAAATCCTCCGACCTGCCGGCGAGCATCGCGCTCGCGGCAGCGGTCATCGTTTCCTTCATACTGCTCTATAACCGCGTCTTCGCCGTCACCTTCGACGAGACCTTCGCGAAGGCGTCCGGCGCGCGGACGGGGCTGATAAACGCGCTGATCTCGGTGCTTACCGCGGTCACCGTAGTGCTCGGGATGCGGCTGATGGGCGCGCTGCTCATCTCCGCGCTGCTGATAATCCCCGCGCTCTCCGCGATGCGCGTCTTCGGCACGTTCCGCAGCGTAACGGCCACGGCGGCGGTAATGAGCGTGTGCAGCTTCTTTATCGGGAGCGTCGTCTCCTACGCGCTGGAGCTCCCCTACGGCGCGGCGATAGTGCTCACCGAGCTCGCCGTCTTCGGCTGCTTCTGCGCCGCCGCGGGAATAAAGCGGGCAGTGAGAAGGAAAAAGCAATAG
- a CDS encoding metal ABC transporter ATP-binding protein encodes MLIKCEDLSFEYEGRQVLSGLTFHVGEGDFLCVVGENGSGKSTLVKALLGLKKPQRGSIEFGDGLKPTQIGYLPQRTEAQSDFPASVREVVLSGCRGRLPFHTKREKARCADNMKLMGIEGLARRSFRELSGGQQQRVLLARALCGTERLLLLDEPTAGLDPIVTRELYSVIDTLHDKGITVIMVTHDVGEALEKATHMLHLHDNHNFFGPTGDYLECDDCRRFSGGEHRHD; translated from the coding sequence ATGCTGATAAAATGCGAAGATCTTTCTTTTGAATACGAAGGGCGGCAGGTGCTCTCCGGCCTCACCTTCCACGTCGGCGAAGGCGACTTCCTCTGCGTCGTCGGCGAGAACGGAAGCGGCAAATCGACGCTCGTCAAGGCGCTGCTCGGGCTGAAAAAGCCGCAGCGCGGGAGCATAGAGTTCGGCGACGGGCTGAAGCCCACGCAGATCGGCTACCTCCCGCAGCGGACGGAGGCGCAGAGCGACTTCCCCGCAAGCGTGCGCGAGGTAGTGCTCTCCGGCTGCCGCGGCCGCCTGCCGTTTCACACGAAGCGCGAGAAGGCGCGCTGCGCGGACAATATGAAGCTGATGGGCATCGAAGGCCTCGCGCGGCGCAGCTTCCGCGAGCTTTCGGGCGGTCAGCAGCAGCGCGTGCTGCTCGCGAGGGCGCTCTGCGGCACGGAGCGACTGCTCCTGCTCGACGAGCCGACCGCGGGACTCGATCCGATAGTCACCCGCGAGCTTTATTCCGTCATAGACACCCTGCACGATAAGGGCATCACCGTCATAATGGTCACCCACGACGTCGGCGAAGCGCTCGAAAAGGCGACGCATATGCTCCACCTGCACGACAACCACAACTTCTTCGGCCCGACCGGAGACTACCTCGAATGCGACGACTGCCGCCGTTTCTCGGGAGGTGAGCACCGCCATGATTGA
- a CDS encoding zinc ABC transporter substrate-binding protein, translating to MKRGNEKKNTRPAGRRGALRLTALLLAAAFCLGLCACGETVNEREIDDGKPTVVATIFPYYDFAKNVCGDAVNVVLLVPPGSDSHSYEPTPKDVKLVNECALFVYTGGEEDGAFQQLLDSADAQVNALKLIDFVAPLKEQLVEGMEGEADGGWDPHIWTSPANARRICEAIADAASDIVPGFNRALCSAYELELEKLDNGFAAYFAEHKEPLIFGDRFPFRYFTAEYGVEYYAAFPGCADYTEPSAKTIKTLIEKAKANGVRTIYYAEGADTTAAESIADEVGGETALLHSCHRVTRREFDSGRGYLDFMRENLETLKNSD from the coding sequence TTGAAACGAGGAAACGAAAAAAAAAACACGCGGCCCGCGGGACGGCGCGGAGCGCTCCGGCTGACGGCGCTGCTGCTCGCTGCGGCGTTCTGCCTCGGGCTCTGCGCCTGCGGCGAAACGGTAAACGAAAGGGAGATCGACGACGGCAAGCCGACGGTAGTCGCGACGATATTCCCCTATTACGATTTCGCGAAGAACGTCTGCGGCGACGCGGTGAACGTAGTCCTGCTCGTGCCGCCCGGATCGGACAGCCATTCCTACGAGCCGACGCCGAAGGACGTCAAGCTCGTCAACGAATGCGCGCTCTTCGTCTACACAGGCGGCGAGGAGGACGGCGCGTTTCAGCAGCTTCTCGACTCCGCCGACGCGCAGGTCAACGCGCTGAAGCTCATCGACTTCGTCGCGCCGCTGAAGGAGCAGCTCGTCGAGGGCATGGAGGGCGAGGCCGACGGCGGCTGGGATCCGCACATCTGGACCTCCCCCGCCAACGCGAGGCGCATCTGCGAGGCGATAGCGGACGCGGCCTCCGACATCGTACCCGGCTTCAACCGCGCGCTCTGCTCCGCTTACGAACTCGAGCTCGAAAAGCTCGACAATGGCTTCGCCGCGTACTTCGCGGAGCATAAGGAGCCGCTGATATTCGGCGACCGCTTCCCCTTCCGCTACTTCACCGCCGAATACGGCGTGGAATACTACGCCGCCTTCCCCGGCTGCGCCGACTACACCGAGCCGAGCGCGAAAACGATAAAAACGCTGATAGAAAAGGCGAAGGCGAACGGCGTCAGGACCATCTATTACGCCGAGGGCGCGGACACGACCGCCGCCGAAAGCATAGCCGACGAGGTCGGCGGAGAAACCGCCCTGCTACACTCCTGCCACCGCGTCACGCGCAGGGAGTTCGACTCCGGCAGGGGCTACCTCGACTTCATGCGCGAGAACCTCGAAACGCTGAAAAACTCCGACTGA
- a CDS encoding DUF308 domain-containing protein, whose product MSETKTAAKSFKWDRIITGVLAIIIGVLFIIFNKESANVLCIISGIILLLIGVVAAVSSFSDGAMLGRYSLMLGIALALAGALCILRPTMITNVLSAIFGIIIAVDGALTFIDAIDCARAKMKEWRILMLISVVSIALGAVIMFVESTAIMILAGVFLIIEGIIDIVIISLFGKKIRRAKKIVAEVVSVESAEAEPVRAEAAQVAEAKTEAEVDDVISDVPKVED is encoded by the coding sequence ATGAGCGAAACAAAAACTGCCGCGAAATCGTTCAAGTGGGACCGCATCATAACCGGAGTTCTCGCGATAATCATCGGAGTACTCTTCATTATTTTCAACAAGGAATCCGCTAACGTGCTCTGCATCATTTCCGGTATAATCCTGCTTCTTATCGGAGTCGTCGCCGCCGTATCGTCATTTTCAGACGGCGCCATGCTCGGCAGGTATTCGCTGATGCTCGGCATCGCGCTCGCGCTTGCCGGCGCGCTCTGCATCCTTCGACCGACTATGATAACAAACGTTCTCAGCGCGATCTTCGGCATAATAATCGCCGTTGACGGCGCGTTAACCTTCATCGACGCGATCGACTGCGCCAGAGCGAAGATGAAGGAGTGGCGCATACTGATGCTCATCTCTGTCGTTTCCATAGCGCTCGGCGCGGTGATAATGTTCGTCGAGAGCACCGCGATAATGATCCTCGCCGGCGTCTTCCTCATCATCGAAGGCATAATCGACATCGTGATAATCAGCCTGTTCGGCAAGAAGATCAGGAGAGCGAAGAAGATAGTCGCCGAGGTCGTCAGCGTCGAATCCGCCGAAGCCGAGCCCGTCCGCGCCGAAGCCGCGCAGGTCGCCGAGGCGAAGACCGAGGCCGAAGTCGACGACGTCATCAGCGACGTTCCGAAGGTGGAGGACTGA
- a CDS encoding ECF transporter S component, whose translation MNKNTKRIRNLVLLAILAALIVGLQFIGGISIGPFSITLTLIPIVVGAILLGPVFGAVLGLVFGLIVSIFSITGRDPGGQMVFAASPVIAWALCLLKGAAAGFLPAVVYRAVKQKTLAAYLASMTAPVANTGIFIVGILLFFRPLLETWAGGQNALVYAITGLAGINFLIEFAVAVLFAPAVALVVKSVGKSYFE comes from the coding sequence ATGAACAAAAACACAAAGCGCATCAGAAACCTTGTTTTGCTGGCGATACTCGCCGCGCTCATCGTCGGCCTGCAGTTCATCGGCGGGATCAGCATAGGTCCCTTTTCGATAACGCTGACGCTGATACCGATTGTCGTCGGCGCGATACTGCTCGGGCCGGTGTTCGGCGCGGTTCTCGGACTGGTTTTCGGGCTGATCGTCTCGATTTTCTCTATCACGGGCCGCGATCCGGGCGGACAAATGGTTTTCGCCGCGAGCCCGGTGATCGCTTGGGCGCTCTGCCTGCTGAAAGGCGCGGCGGCGGGTTTCCTGCCCGCGGTCGTCTACCGCGCGGTGAAGCAAAAGACGCTCGCCGCGTATCTCGCTTCGATGACCGCGCCGGTCGCGAATACCGGCATATTCATCGTCGGGATACTGCTTTTCTTCCGTCCGCTGCTTGAAACCTGGGCGGGCGGTCAGAACGCGCTTGTCTACGCGATAACGGGCCTCGCCGGAATAAACTTCCTTATCGAATTCGCCGTCGCGGTGTTATTTGCCCCGGCGGTAGCGCTCGTCGTCAAGAGCGTGGGGAAGTCGTATTTTGAGTAA
- a CDS encoding ZIP family metal transporter, which translates to MKETLFGLLIPFIGTAAGAACVFFMKKELGAGVQRALTGFAGGVMTAASVWSLIIPAIEQSAHMGRWSFVPAFAGFWLGVLSLLLLDRVIPHLHRNANQAEGPKSRLARTTMMVLAVTLHNIPEGMAVGVVCAGLLNGSGDITAGGAMALAIGIAIQNFPEGAIISMPLHAEGKSKSRSFVYGVLSGVVEPVFGGLTVLLAGLIVPAMPYLLSFAAGAMIYVVVEELIPEMSAGEHSNIGVVLFSVGFTVMMALDVALG; encoded by the coding sequence ATGAAAGAAACGCTTTTCGGACTGCTGATACCGTTTATAGGCACCGCCGCGGGCGCGGCGTGCGTCTTCTTTATGAAAAAGGAGCTCGGCGCGGGCGTGCAGCGCGCGCTGACCGGATTCGCCGGAGGAGTTATGACCGCCGCGTCCGTGTGGAGTCTGATCATTCCGGCGATAGAGCAGTCGGCGCACATGGGGCGCTGGTCGTTCGTTCCCGCGTTCGCGGGCTTCTGGCTGGGAGTCCTTTCCCTTTTGTTGCTCGACCGCGTGATACCGCATCTTCACAGAAACGCGAATCAGGCCGAAGGGCCTAAAAGCCGTCTGGCGAGAACGACTATGATGGTGCTCGCCGTGACGCTTCATAATATACCGGAGGGAATGGCGGTAGGCGTGGTTTGCGCGGGACTTCTGAACGGCTCGGGGGATATAACCGCCGGCGGAGCGATGGCGCTCGCGATCGGCATCGCGATACAGAACTTCCCGGAAGGCGCGATAATCTCGATGCCGCTCCACGCGGAGGGCAAGAGCAAGAGCAGGTCGTTCGTTTACGGCGTGCTTTCCGGCGTCGTCGAGCCGGTTTTCGGCGGGCTGACGGTGCTTCTCGCGGGGCTGATAGTGCCCGCGATGCCGTATCTGCTTTCCTTTGCGGCCGGAGCGATGATTTACGTCGTTGTAGAGGAGCTGATACCGGAGATGTCCGCGGGCGAGCACTCGAATATCGGCGTGGTGCTTTTTTCGGTCGGCTTCACGGTAATGATGGCGCTCGACGTGGCGCTGGGATAG
- a CDS encoding class I SAM-dependent methyltransferase — MGDSKKFFNQTRKPEGRLGRKMIKRMNAGHDLMAKWGMSRAEGYAPENMLEIGCGGGKHAAELMEKYPSAHMTAVDYSELSVKTAAKRNRKMIKAGRCAVVQGDVSKLQFADGEFDFASAFETIYFWPGLEKCFAEVARVLKSGGVFMIVNESDGTDERSLSYEKIIDGMKNYTAPQIETALKAAGFAEVKSFHHEAEPWIAVFAKK; from the coding sequence ATGGGAGATTCAAAAAAGTTTTTCAACCAGACGAGAAAGCCGGAGGGACGCCTCGGCAGAAAAATGATAAAGCGCATGAACGCCGGCCACGACCTTATGGCGAAGTGGGGGATGTCCCGCGCCGAAGGGTACGCGCCGGAGAATATGCTTGAGATCGGCTGCGGCGGCGGCAAGCACGCCGCGGAGCTGATGGAGAAGTACCCGTCCGCGCATATGACCGCGGTCGACTATTCCGAGCTCAGCGTGAAGACCGCCGCGAAGCGCAACCGCAAGATGATAAAGGCTGGCAGATGCGCCGTCGTGCAGGGCGACGTGTCGAAGCTGCAGTTCGCGGACGGAGAGTTCGATTTCGCCTCCGCGTTCGAGACGATATACTTCTGGCCGGGGCTGGAGAAATGCTTCGCGGAGGTCGCCCGCGTGCTGAAAAGCGGCGGCGTTTTCATGATCGTCAACGAGTCGGACGGCACTGACGAGCGGAGCCTGAGTTACGAGAAGATAATCGACGGGATGAAAAACTACACCGCCCCGCAGATCGAAACCGCGCTGAAGGCGGCGGGCTTCGCGGAGGTCAAGAGCTTTCATCACGAAGCCGAGCCGTGGATCGCCGTCTTCGCGAAAAAGTGA
- the spo0A gene encoding sporulation transcription factor Spo0A: MEYKVLIADDCFGSVEDAERTVTGYGMRAFFCERDGDELIRRIDELKPDAVVMNVAMRGTDGFGVLARMNGDARAPKFILTHLGGSTAKVMEAMELGASYCIELPIDRHLLADRLDMLRYRAECASVSAAAKPKRDTEAVIADVLHELAVPAHIKGYQYLREAVSLSLRSAAPVSFVTKEIYPAVARRFGTTVSCVERAIRHAIELTWDRGDVDVLNGFFGYTVRADRGKPTNSEFIAIVAEKLRTDVM; the protein is encoded by the coding sequence GTGGAGTACAAAGTATTGATAGCCGACGATTGTTTCGGGAGCGTTGAAGACGCGGAACGCACCGTCACGGGTTACGGTATGCGGGCGTTTTTCTGCGAACGCGACGGAGATGAGCTTATCAGGCGTATAGATGAGCTGAAGCCGGACGCTGTCGTGATGAACGTCGCGATGCGCGGAACGGACGGGTTCGGCGTTCTCGCCCGAATGAATGGTGACGCACGCGCTCCGAAGTTCATTTTGACTCACCTCGGCGGCAGTACCGCCAAAGTCATGGAGGCTATGGAGCTGGGCGCTTCATACTGCATCGAACTGCCGATAGACCGCCATCTTCTCGCGGACAGGCTCGATATGCTGCGCTACAGGGCGGAGTGCGCCTCCGTTTCCGCAGCGGCGAAGCCGAAACGCGATACGGAAGCGGTAATAGCGGATGTGCTGCACGAGCTTGCGGTTCCGGCGCACATAAAGGGGTATCAGTACCTGCGCGAGGCGGTTTCGCTTTCTCTGCGCAGCGCGGCGCCGGTCAGCTTCGTGACGAAGGAGATATATCCTGCGGTCGCCAGACGCTTCGGCACGACAGTTTCCTGCGTCGAACGCGCGATAAGACACGCGATAGAACTCACGTGGGACCGCGGAGACGTCGACGTGTTGAACGGGTTTTTCGGATATACCGTCCGAGCGGATCGCGGAAAGCCGACGAACAGCGAATTCATCGCCATCGTCGCCGAAAAACTGCGTACGGATGTGATGTAG